The DNA window GAATTGGTCATTTACagaatttaaataaatttttacTGAAAACTTTGCAACATGATCAAGATCTtgataaaatcaaagaCATAAAACTAAATATCACTATTCATCCACAAAGTTACAAGTATTTATTGACAGATACGGTACAACCATATCAACctttaaaattatttgttaaGGAGTTTAAGAGTGAAGGTAGTGGGTCCAATGGATCAGGAATCTCAATGTTAGATTTAAATTCTATATCTACTGAAGATTTAGATACAAGGAAAAAAATCATGAATGATGTGTTCAAACCATTAatgattaaaaatttaaacaCATTCGTTAAAGAAGGTGGTGATATCGGAAGAGAAGCTAATAACTGTATAAGTATTATTACTCAAGCATGTACGTCAAGTAgtgaataaaaataatcaagTGTGTTACTTTTCTTATTGTAGAAACACTAGAAATGAGATAATGCTAGCAGTGAGTTCTTCATTGGAATATGCtcattttgataattggaAGATGGCGGTAAGGTTGGCTCAATTGGAGTTAGTATTCTCTAGATCAGACAACAATCACATTGTAGATTTTGGGGtaaacaatgaaaaaaaaaaaaaaaaaaaaaaagtcgtCCTTCAAATGTGAGATGCAAAACTCTTACGacacacacatacaaatttttttttcaaatttcatttttgaaaaatcacTTTTCATTCAAAGAGGATTTAACTTACAAATGTTTAGATCTGTGATAGCTCAACAACGTTCCGTTCTTCCAAGATTGGCCATACCAAGAATATTAAGTCCAGTCCTTTTTTGTTCATCAAAGTCCTTCCATTCTTCATCGCCATGTTTGGCGAAGAGAAAGAATAAGAAAAGTAGcaacaataaaaacaatgaggaattggatttttctgaaaaagttgatgaaattCCTGAAGTTACTATTGACTTTCAAAAAGTTACTTCGAATTTCGATAATGTTCTAgctaaattcaataaagcGGCCACAGATATAAAATTGGGTAAACTCAACCCTAAGATTTTTGACAATTTGGAAGTTAATATTGGTAATCATGGacaagaagaattggtCCCATTCACATCCGTTGCACAAACATCTGTAAAGGGgagaaattttattatcaacttGTTTGATGCAAGCTATGGTAAGCATGTCATAAACTCAATTATAGGATCAGGATTGAATATGAGTGGTACCATTGATCCCACcaataaatttcaaattaaagTGCCTATTCCAAATATAACTGCTGAGactaaacaagaaaatatcaaacaattgaaagagATTTTCGAGAATCTTAAGAATAATCATAAATCAAGTTCTTTGAATTACGTTAGAAGTGAAGCTagaaacaaatttcaatCGGGATTAAAACATAATAAAATTAGTGAcaatcaacatcaacttttgaaaaaattagagACTTTACACAAAACTTATGTTGATAAGTTAACTGATGCATTCAAGCAAGCTGAAAAAAGTATTCTTAAATAAGTTCTATAAATTGCATATATGTATATCTGTATGTCCGTAAGATATTATTGTTAGGGTTGTTTATATAGTAACAAATAGTCGAGCATGGTTCTTTTTACACCATCTTATAATTTGAGAACTAATCTGTATTAATTTCTTAGATGTAATTGGTTCCTGTTCACTTGTCCTTTCAATAATGCAGTAGAACTCGTAGTATTTGTCCATAAGCATAAATCCAGTTATATCTCTATCCTGCAAATATGTCAACTTtttataattcaaattattatcgtatttaataatttttgcTTGATTGACCTTTAACTCGTTGTAACactttaaaaattgaaaacttgaAAATTCATGTGTAGGTAATTCGCTCATCACAAACTGATTCAATCTAATATCCTTATAAATAAAATGCTTAAACACAAAGGGTACCTCAACATTTAATGGTATGCtcaattcattaatcaACTGGATAGTTAGCTCCTGTTTGCTGTTCAATTTGGCACAGATTTCATTGGCTGATAATTTCAACGTATCAAAAGAGTTTTTGCTGCCACTAATTAAcatcaaaaccaaatctTGGCATTGTCGAACAAACACATAAAGAAACCCATGATCATTAAAGTTCGGCATACACAAGGGCAACCACAAATCTTCATCTTGTTGACTTTGACTTTTTAGCAACGAATgtattataaataatagCATGTTTAGATCTTTATTTGGCAAGCTATGTTGTTTAGGGtgtaaataatttaatatctTGCCATTACCAGAAAGTAACAATGTAAATAGCACATCCGCATTGTTAGTGTTGACGATACTATTTAACTTGGATCGCAATGTGTGTCTAATTTTAACACTTTCTCTTGATGATGTTAATAATACTTGACATATATATAATCCAAAAGTGGAATTTTTGTTTCCATCACCGGTGTTTGGTATCCCATAAGCTAAACTAAGACACAATTCATCcaagttttcaaaatccaACGGACTTAGTATTCTTCTAAGATCATAATTTAATCGATTATGAAAGTGTTTATCAATTACAGACTTTGATAGTATCCCTATCAAATAGCAATACAACGTGTCTAACTGTAAATGCACACTTTCAACGGTCTCTAACATAAGTTTTGATATTGAgattaaaattattggaCTTTTATTGACGGCAACAATCTTTACACCTTGATCAAGTTCAAGCAATTGTAATTCTTGatcaaaattttcttgGAAACTAGAAACTATTGTCGTGAGAATCCCCATATAGCCTATTACAATATCATCGGCCCCATTCATTGAATATATAGGTTTTCCAGCACTAgagaatataaaaaaatgtttcaatttgtgGTTGAATTGAACTTTATCGTCATTTTTCAGAATACTGATGtattttgtaaaaaaatCCTTGTTGGATAGTTCGTTGTCGTCTACTGTTTGGAAACAATTCAGAAATTTAAACGATCTAGACCCAGTACTACCAGTTTTGATGGAAGTGGGGTTGATACCATGACGAATACCTGGTAGGTCGTTTAAGTCTGCAATGTATTCTGACATTCCAGATGCAGATATTATGCTACGACCATCAAATTGTTGTGAGTCAACGGGTGAGGAAGGGAGATATGGTGATCCTCTTATAGATCGTATTTCCAGACTGGCAGTTTCGTATGAAACAGCAGTTGTTGGTCCAGTTGCTGAAGCCTTTGTGGTTTGAGGTACTAACAAAGAAGACTTGTCGGCAACATTTAACGTTTTTGGAAACAACATGTAAACACAAGGtaaatgaataattgaGCTTCTAACACttctttctatttttatttctgTTGATGCTTGGTGGTATGTGCATATTCTTTTAGTTTTGATTGTGtctcacttttttttttttttttttaattggtgAGTGTTGTATTTAGCGATAAGCCTAACCAACCAAGAAGTACATTAAAAACTACAGTATTTCTATAACCAATTACCATTCTTGTATTAATACTTATCTTCTAAAGAGTAGGTAATAAACcataaaaacaaaaattaacCCAGCACCAACGATTGGAATATACTGTCTCAACATTGCTTCAAAGTTTATTCTTTGGGCTCTTCGCTTATATTTCAAAGAATCTTGTTTCAAAGAGCTCGATAAGTCACTCATTTTATCCAAAGAATCGCCCCTATATAATAGATCTTCAATATTCTTTGTCATGACTTTTTTaacatcaattaaatcGTTATTTAATTTGTCCAAATTAGATTGAGCACGCTgatcttgataaattttctttgttttttgtaaaaaattatcaaaagaattaaaCCCATATGGTCTGGCTTTATTACTTAAAGCGTCATTACCATGactattgaaaaattcatgAGAAATTTCCAGTAAATAAGAAAATGCCAATTTCTTGGGGTAACTCTTGTTACATATACAGATATAAATAATGGAATTgtcaattaaataatggATTGTGTACAATTCACCCGACTCTATACTAGCCTTTGTTTCTGAATTGGGGGTAATCCTcgaaatcaatattttacatttcttcttttgatCTGTTaaatttggattatttTCATCGTCCACTGATCCACATAATGGAAGCGCTGTATTTCATAGTCAGTATAAACATAAGAACACAGTTGTGATAATGgaatttataaatcaaaaaaaaaaaaaggcacCAATTACTTGATGAACATACCGTCATATCTATAAATCAATGTAGACTCGACCATGGTTTATGAGTTTAGAAACTGTTGGGGTGGGGGAAGAATTCAATATGAGAATTAAACAACACtgtgttttctttttttttctttctggtttggtttgtttGTCAATCTCCCCCGACCCTTAAACTCTCTTGCGCACAGTAATTTTTGTCTCACACGAATTTATTAGTAAAAGAAAACGACAGaagcagaagaagaaaaaaaaattgcttCCTCTTCGTCCTCTGTTCTGAAGACTAATAGATCAATTTATATCTTCtctcactttttttttctttgcaAATTATTCAACTTTTAATATTCATTATACATTGAAATTATACCCCCCAGGTTATACGTACATACTTACATAACTATCATATGGACCTATCTAACTTATCAAACACTTTGCCTCTTGATAATACCAGAGCAGGGAACACAACCGCTGTGCATAGttctactactaccactcCCATCccaaatataaatcaagaTTTAACCAATCATTTCAAGGATGCTGCCAAATCAGTTGCTTCATTATACAATATTTCGTTAAACAACACAGTTGATAACAGTGTTAGTAATAGGAATATCAAAACGGAATTTGCTAATGCTGCCAAGGCGGTCGCGTCATTATATAAACTCGGACAATCATCACAACTGACCTCATACACAAAAGGGTATCTACAATGTCTTGAAGATTTATTGGCAGTTTTGACAAATAATGAGGATATTGAAGATTGGGTTTTGACGAGAAGAATCgaattaatgaatcatGCGGGTAATCCAAGTAGTAAACCACCGTCAAGTGGTGATTCAAGTCAACATTCAGAACCAGATCCCTTTACTATTCCACATGACTACGAGTTTACTTTCAATCTGGATATAAAACCACCTGTACATTTCAGACCAGGCATACCGCCTATATCGGTGCAGCATAACCTGAAGCAAAGAGCCTCAATTGGAAATCATCATTCCAGACATAATAAGAAAATACTTAGTTCTGAAGACTCAATAATGATTGACGATAGTGACAACGAGGAGAAAGAAGTTAAGCTGCAATTATTCCCAAAATATCTCAAGGAAAGCCctttgaagaagaaaaaaaagatataaacgaatgaattaaattgatGACATTGCTAGATATTTTTACATTGatgattatatttttgtttttgattggttatttcatttctttctatTTAGTTTTACTggtttgtttcttttcggggttatttttaaaatttgatatcGCTTTTTGGGATGGATCACtagttttttttaatgGTTATTTAAGTTTCATTTATAGAGAGTCTTTGTGGTTTTCAAGAGGATTTTCATatacctttttttttttgtttgttttttaattatcgttattcttttttaagAGCATTTTAATAAACGATTACACTAATAATTATCAACTTTCTATCTATTCTTGAATACTCTTATAATGTGTCTTTTTCTGTTTATTATCACACCGGTATACTTctatatcaattaatagGCAAATAAACCATCCTCGTTTCCCGTGTACTCGTCTTCAAACTCGCTctcatcttcttcatcagtGCTATCGTACTCGTCCGTGTCCTCTTCATCACCGCTGTCATCGCCGTATTGATCGTCTTCGTCTACTAGACCTTCCAAGGTCAAACACAATAGATTTGAATTCTTGGCTTGGGTATTATGAGCCACTTCGTTCGTGCTTTCCACATTACAATTAGTCAACTTACATTTGCCCTGAATCACAACATCATGACCAATAATACAATTTTCCAATGTCACGTCATCCTGGATTTCGACGTTATCCAAAATTAAACACCCTGTAATCTTGTTCTTTTTACCAATCTTACAATTCGATCCAATTACACTTCGTTTGACATTAGTTTTCTCTCCTAGTTCGGTATTTTCCCCAACCAAAGAATCATTTCCAACATGTGCCCCTGGTTGTTTATCCTGCTTATTGGGTGTCTGTTGCGATGCCGATTTTGCAATAGCTTGTTTTTTCAT is part of the Candida dubliniensis CD36 chromosome R, complete sequence genome and encodes:
- a CDS encoding ribosomal recycling factor, mitochondrial precursor, putative (Similar to S. cerevisiae RRF1), encoding MKKKKKKKKSSFKCEMQNSYDTHIQIFFSNFIFEKSLFIQRGFNLQMFRSVIAQQRSVLPRLAIPRILSPVLFCSSKSFHSSSPCLAKRKNKKSSNNKNNEELDFSEKVDEIPEVTIDFQKVTSNFDNVLAKFNKAATDIKLGKLNPKIFDNLEVNIGNHGQEELVPFTSVAQTSVKGRNFIINLFDASYGKHVINSIIGSGLNMSGTIDPTNKFQIKVPIPNITAETKQENIKQLKEIFENLKNNHKSSSLNYVRSEARNKFQSGLKHNKISDNQHQLLKKLETLHKTYVDKLTDAFKQAEKSILK
- a CDS encoding monensin sensitivity protein Mon1 homologue, putative (Similar to S. cerevisiae MON1) — its product is MLFPKTLNVADKSSLLVPQTTKASATGPTTAVSYETASSEIRSIRGSPYLPSSPVDSQQFDGRSIISASGMSEYIADLNDLPGIRHGINPTSIKTGSTGSRSFKFSNCFQTVDDNELSNKDFFTKYISISKNDDKVQFNHKLKHFFIFSSAGKPIYSMNGADDIVIGYMGILTTIVSSFQENFDQELQLLELDQGVKIVAVNKSPIILISISKLMLETVESVHLQLDTLYCYLIGILSKSVIDKHFHNRLNYDLRRILSPLDFENLDELCLSLAYGIPNTGDGNKNSTFGLYICQVLLTSSRESVKIRHTLRSKLNSIVNTNNADVLFTLLLSGNGKILNYLHPKQHSLPNKDLNMLLFIIHSLLKSQSQQDEDLWLPLCMPNFNDHGFLYVFVRQCQDLVLMLISGSKNSFDTLKLSANEICAKLNSKQELTIQLINELSIPLNVEVPFVFKHFIYKDIRLNQFVMSELPTHEFSSFQFLKCYNELKVNQAKIIKYDNNLNYKKLTYLQDRDITGFMLMDKYYEFYCIIERTSEQEPITSKKLIQISSQIIRWCKKNHARLFVTI
- a CDS encoding R-SNARE protein, putative (spliced gene;~Similar to S. cerevisiae SEC22), which translates into the protein MVESTLIYRYDALPLCGSVDDENNPNLTDQKKKCKILISRITPNSETKASIESGELYTIHYLIDNSIIYICICNKSYPKKLAFSYLSEISHEFFNSHGNDALSNKARPYGFNSFDNFLQKTKKIYQDQRAQSNLDKLNNDLIDVKKVMTKNIEDLLYRGDSLDKMSDLSSSLKQDSLKYKRRAQRINFEAMLRQYIPIVGAGLIFVFMVYYLLFRR